Proteins from a single region of Oncorhynchus tshawytscha isolate Ot180627B linkage group LG03, Otsh_v2.0, whole genome shotgun sequence:
- the smpdl3b gene encoding acid sphingomyelinase-like phosphodiesterase 3b: MSHDFIDYGVQRLSSESTFPMTVTMAAMRTILLSCLLFTCGKVLGLSGNFWHITDIHWDPTYKHTENPELVCASSGKRPVPSAGQFGDYLCDAPWDLINSTVYAMKYILPDPDFIVWTGDDTPHVPNEDLGEEEVLSIISNLTHIIKLVFPSTKVYSALGNHDYHPKSQLPPVQNNIYEQTAQLWQGWLEPESQTTFRTGGYYTENLLNRPGYRVVVLNTNLYYDQNKVTENIADPAGQFNWADQVLTEAANNKEKVYIIGHVPPGFFEKKRNKPWFRPNFNKRYLELIQKHHSLIIGQFFGHHHTDSFRMFYSSEGSPISTMFLTPGVTPWKTTLPGVIDGANNPGIRVFEYDTQTLLVKDMVTYYLNLTHANVAQARWEKEYRFTESFRVPDASPASMHQAVERMASDRCYLQKYYEFNSVNYDLTECNSDCRVDHVCAAREVDFERYEHCLEKERASSTGVAMLSVLSVVISIVWASC, encoded by the exons ATGAGTCATGACTTCATAGATTACGGCGTGCAACGTCTGTCCAGTGAGTCTACCTTCCCCATGACAGTCACTATGGCTGCGATGCGGACaatcctcctgtcctgtcttcttTTCACTTGCGGGAAAGTTCTGGGGCTGTCAG GAAACTTTTGGCACATCACGGATATTCACTGGGACCCAACCTATAAACACACCGAAAATCCTGAGCTTGTGTGTGCTTCTAGTGGAAAACGTCCTGTGCCCAGTGCGGGACAATTTGGAGACTACCTCTGCGATGCACCATGGGACCTTATTAACTCCACAGTGTATGCAATGAAATACATTCTGCCAGATCCGGATTTCATCGTCTGGACAGG AGATGACACGCCGCATGTCCCAAATGAGGATCTGGGAGAAGAGGAGGTTCtctccattatcagcaacctcaCCCACATCATAAAGCTTGTTTTTCCAA GTACTAAAGTGTACTCAGCGCTGGGGAATCATGACTACCATCCGAAGAGCCAGCTACCCCCAGTCCAGAACAACATCTATGAACAGACAGCACAGCTGTGGCAGGGCTGGTTGGAACCAGAGTCTCAAACAACCTTCCGCACAG GTGGATACTATACAGAGAACCTGCTGAACCGACCAGGTTACAGGGTTGTAGTCCTCAACACTAACCTATACTATGACCAGAATAAGGTCACAGAAAACATTGCCGATCCAGCCGGCCAGTTCAACTGGGCAGACCAAGTTCTTACAGAAGCTGCCAACAACAAAGAAAAG GTTTACATCATTGGCCACGTTCCACCAGGGTTCTTTGAGAAGAAGCGGAATAAGCCTTGGTTTCGACCCAACTTCAACAAACGTTACCTAGAACTGATCCAGAAGCATCACTCTCTAATTATCGGACAGTTCTTCGGCCATCATCACACTGACAGCTTCCGCATGTTCTACAGCTCGGAAG GTTCCCCCATCAGTACCATGTTCCTTACCCCTGGTGTCACTCCCTGGAAGACCACCTTACCCGGGGTAATAGACGGAGCCAACAACCCTGGGATCCGCGTCTTTGAATATGACACCCAAACTCTTCTAGTCAAA GACATGGTGACCTACTACCTGAACCTGACCCATGCCAACGTGGCCCAGGCACGCTGGGAGAAAGAGTACCGCTTCACTGAGAGCTTTCGTGTGCCTGATGCCTCCCCGGCCTCCATGCACCAGGCCGTAGAACGCATGGCCAGCGACCGCTGCTACCTGCAGAAGTACTACGAGTTCAACTCAGTCAACTACGACCTGACAGAATGCAACAGTGACTGCCGAGTTGACCACGTGTGTGCTGCTAGAGAGGTAGACTTTGAGAGGTACGAGCATtgtctggagaaagagagggcatCATCGACTGGTGTTGCCATGTTGTCAGTTCTCTCTGTGGTGATCAGTATTGTCTGGGCAAGCTGTTAA